One Candidatus Polarisedimenticolia bacterium genomic region harbors:
- a CDS encoding pirin family protein, with the protein MSIRPVKRLIKAKPTLEGAGVHLRRAFGFGDTSDFDPFLLLDDFRNERPEDYLAGFPWHPHRGIETITYVLAGTVEHGDSLGNRGAIAAGDVQWMTAGSGIIHQEMPKGDPGGRMHGFQLWGNLPASLKMSSPRYQEVKSAEIPAVTDDDGTLVRVVCGSFWGTKGPVDGVAADPVYLDVSVPPRQRKTLPVETTRHAFAYVFAGHGKICNASGPLAVPTEGVGWSDTSPPAEAENRSLVLFDRGDEVTVEAGEEGMRFLLVSGKPLAEPVAWYGPIVMNTQEQLRQAFDELARGTFLKSQGRL; encoded by the coding sequence ATGTCCATTCGACCCGTCAAGCGGCTGATCAAGGCCAAGCCGACCCTCGAGGGCGCCGGAGTGCACCTCCGGCGCGCCTTCGGGTTCGGCGACACCTCCGATTTCGATCCGTTTTTGCTCCTCGACGATTTCCGCAACGAGCGTCCCGAAGACTATCTGGCCGGCTTTCCCTGGCATCCCCACCGCGGGATCGAGACGATCACCTATGTTCTCGCCGGGACGGTGGAGCACGGCGACAGCCTGGGCAATCGCGGCGCCATCGCCGCCGGCGACGTGCAGTGGATGACGGCCGGAAGCGGCATCATCCATCAGGAGATGCCGAAGGGGGACCCGGGCGGCCGAATGCACGGATTCCAGCTTTGGGGGAATCTTCCCGCGTCGCTCAAGATGAGCTCGCCGCGCTATCAGGAGGTGAAGTCGGCGGAGATTCCGGCCGTCACCGACGACGACGGAACCCTCGTCCGCGTCGTGTGCGGTAGTTTCTGGGGCACGAAGGGCCCCGTGGACGGCGTGGCCGCCGACCCCGTCTATCTCGACGTATCGGTTCCTCCCCGCCAGCGGAAGACGCTGCCCGTCGAGACGACGCGCCACGCCTTCGCCTACGTCTTCGCCGGGCACGGCAAGATCTGCAATGCCTCGGGTCCGCTGGCGGTGCCGACCGAGGGCGTCGGGTGGTCGGACACCTCGCCGCCCGCCGAGGCGGAGAACCGCTCGCTCGTTCTCTTCGATCGCGGCGACGAAGTGACCGTCGAAGCCGGCGAGGAAGGGATGCGGTTTCTGCTCGTTTCCGGCAAGCCGCTCGCGGAGCCGGTCGCCTGGTACGGCCCGATCGTCATGAACACCCAGGAGCAGCTCCGCCAGGCGTTCGACGAGCTGGCGCGCGGCACTTTCCTGAAGAGCCAGGGAAGGCTCTAG
- a CDS encoding FHA domain-containing protein — MKRHPPFGAPYVFALVVIDGDDPAGIHRIARPETILGRGEGSHFAIEDELISKVHCRIRIEGPVCTILDPGSRNGTFVNGRRLAPNVAQRLKNLDEIEVGSHRLLLVTGRARARTQNAA, encoded by the coding sequence GTGAAGCGGCATCCCCCGTTCGGGGCGCCCTACGTCTTCGCGCTCGTGGTGATCGACGGGGACGACCCGGCGGGCATCCACCGGATCGCCCGCCCCGAGACGATCCTCGGCCGCGGGGAGGGAAGTCACTTCGCGATCGAGGACGAGTTGATCAGCAAGGTCCACTGCCGGATTCGGATCGAGGGCCCGGTCTGCACGATTCTCGACCCCGGCAGCCGGAACGGCACCTTCGTCAACGGACGCCGTCTCGCCCCGAACGTCGCCCAGCGGCTGAAGAACCTCGACGAGATCGAGGTCGGCAGCCACCGCCTCCTCCTGGTCACCGGCCGCGCCCGCGCCCGGACCCAGAACGCCGCCTAG